A region of Streptomyces sp. NBC_01750 DNA encodes the following proteins:
- a CDS encoding DUF3618 domain-containing protein: protein MTDKSRKKDATPTPEELREQAKGTREELGQTVEALAAKADIKAQAQQKAAKVKSEVQDKGTHALHAAQDKGTHALHAAQDKGTHALHAAQDKGTHALHLAQDRSAHALHLAQDRSAHALHLAQDKTPEPVREKAAHAKQQLTETAHIVGGKIQDNTPEPVRDKVGRTAQLARGNRTLLIAGAAALAVVILARRRRKS from the coding sequence ATGACGGACAAGTCCCGGAAGAAGGACGCCACACCCACCCCTGAAGAACTGCGCGAGCAGGCCAAGGGAACCCGAGAGGAACTCGGTCAGACCGTCGAGGCGCTGGCCGCCAAGGCCGACATCAAGGCCCAGGCGCAGCAGAAGGCGGCGAAGGTCAAGAGCGAGGTGCAGGACAAGGGCACCCATGCTCTCCACGCTGCGCAGGACAAGGGCACCCATGCTCTCCACGCTGCGCAGGACAAGGGCACCCATGCCCTCCACGCTGCGCAGGACAAGGGCACCCATGCTCTCCACCTCGCGCAGGACAGGAGCGCCCATGCCCTCCACCTCGCGCAGGACAGGAGCGCCCACGCCCTCCACCTCGCGCAGGACAAGACCCCGGAGCCGGTACGTGAGAAGGCCGCGCACGCCAAGCAGCAACTGACCGAGACTGCCCACATCGTCGGCGGGAAGATCCAGGACAACACCCCGGAGCCGGTGCGCGACAAGGTGGGGCGGACGGCGCAGCTCGCGCGCGGCAACCGCACACTGCTCATCGCCGGCGCGGCCGCCCTGGCCGTCGTCATCCTCGCCCGCCGTAGGAGGAAGAGCTGA
- a CDS encoding GvpL/GvpF family gas vesicle protein, whose amino-acid sequence MKEQDPDSADAVATYVFAVCRTLEAATVTGLPGLTDDAPVRKLPFGTLTAVVQHVPAADFIDEAWQERLSDRDALERCARAHHEVVSVVAAGGPTIPLPLATLYLSDESARKKLQSEADRFHAVLKRIENHAEWGVKVYAPSAPPDTARHTTRPAVSASPAAGAGLAYLDRKRGIQQRRERHQEETLRIADEVDAELQNLATAFRRLRTHGQEPAGNRRIQILNATYLVAEQRVHELGRLAETLRQRTGAQIEVSGPWVPYSFVGEV is encoded by the coding sequence ATGAAGGAGCAGGACCCCGACTCCGCCGATGCCGTCGCGACCTACGTCTTCGCTGTCTGCCGGACCCTGGAGGCGGCCACGGTGACGGGGCTGCCCGGCCTTACGGACGATGCGCCCGTGCGAAAACTGCCGTTCGGGACGCTCACCGCTGTCGTCCAGCACGTGCCCGCTGCCGACTTCATCGACGAGGCCTGGCAGGAGCGCCTCTCGGACCGCGACGCACTCGAGCGCTGTGCACGCGCTCACCATGAAGTGGTTTCGGTCGTTGCCGCCGGTGGCCCCACGATTCCCCTTCCGCTGGCGACTCTGTACCTCAGCGATGAGAGCGCACGGAAGAAGCTGCAGAGTGAGGCGGACCGTTTCCACGCCGTTCTGAAGCGCATCGAGAATCACGCCGAATGGGGAGTGAAGGTGTACGCCCCCAGCGCCCCGCCGGACACCGCCCGCCACACCACCCGGCCCGCTGTATCCGCCTCTCCGGCCGCGGGCGCCGGACTTGCCTATCTGGACCGCAAACGAGGTATTCAGCAACGGCGTGAACGTCATCAGGAAGAGACGTTGCGCATCGCGGACGAAGTGGATGCCGAACTCCAGAACCTGGCAACCGCGTTCCGCAGGCTGCGGACACACGGCCAGGAGCCGGCGGGCAATCGGCGGATTCAGATTCTCAACGCCACGTATCTGGTGGCTGAGCAACGCGTTCATGAGCTCGGCCGGCTCGCGGAGACATTGCGGCAGCGGACCGGAGCACAGATCGAGGTTTCAGGGCCCTGGGTGCCGTACTCCTTCGTCGGGGAGGTGTAA
- a CDS encoding SRPBCC family protein: MARTQRNEPEAEESGVDRLREEMSNFLSTQVGRLAEKAGEKLTDVTGRLTDVAENGGSLMPALGSIMQGESPLKAFVTQKAKGVKDNVVDKAKDALGGGKKKGKGSGGKSMNIVEVLDVGVPLRTAYDYWTQYDQFSSFTKGVRDVSMSDEMSSDWKVKVGPSSRSFKATVQEQIPDDRIVWTSEGPKGTTRGAVSFHELAPTLTRIVLVVEYYPSGFFEKTGNLWRAQGRRMRLDFKHFQRYVTLTDEEPEGWRGEIRDAEVVVSHEEAMEEEEAADDEAEDTEEDDYEDGDGEGEEEDEEDEEGEEGEEEDGEWEDEEEPADEERED; encoded by the coding sequence ATGGCCAGGACGCAAAGGAACGAGCCCGAGGCAGAAGAATCAGGTGTCGACCGTCTCCGCGAGGAGATGTCGAACTTCCTCAGCACGCAGGTGGGACGACTCGCCGAGAAGGCAGGTGAAAAGCTCACTGACGTCACAGGCCGGCTTACCGATGTCGCCGAGAACGGTGGGTCACTCATGCCTGCGCTCGGCTCCATCATGCAGGGAGAGTCGCCGCTGAAGGCCTTTGTCACCCAGAAGGCAAAGGGCGTCAAGGACAACGTCGTGGACAAAGCCAAAGACGCCCTGGGCGGCGGCAAGAAGAAGGGCAAGGGCAGCGGCGGCAAGTCCATGAACATCGTCGAAGTCCTCGATGTGGGAGTGCCCCTGCGTACGGCCTACGACTACTGGACGCAGTACGACCAGTTCAGCAGTTTCACCAAGGGGGTCCGGGACGTCTCGATGAGCGACGAGATGTCCAGTGACTGGAAGGTCAAAGTCGGGCCTTCCTCGCGGAGCTTCAAAGCGACCGTGCAGGAGCAGATTCCCGACGACCGCATCGTATGGACCTCCGAGGGCCCCAAGGGCACCACCCGCGGTGCCGTCAGTTTCCATGAGCTGGCGCCGACTCTGACCCGCATCGTCCTGGTCGTGGAGTACTACCCGTCCGGGTTCTTCGAGAAGACCGGCAACCTGTGGCGCGCACAAGGTCGCCGAATGCGACTGGACTTCAAACATTTCCAGCGGTACGTCACCCTCACCGACGAAGAGCCCGAAGGCTGGCGCGGCGAAATCCGTGACGCCGAGGTCGTCGTGTCCCATGAAGAGGCCATGGAGGAGGAAGAAGCAGCTGATGACGAGGCCGAGGACACGGAGGAGGACGACTACGAGGACGGTGACGGGGAGGGCGAAGAGGAGGACGAAGAGGACGAGGAGGGCGAGGAGGGCGAGGAGGAGGACGGTGAGTGGGAGGACGAAGAGGAACCCGCCGACGAGGAGAGAGAGGACTGA
- a CDS encoding DUF4235 domain-containing protein, with product MKASKVAYKPVGLALGVMSGALAGVAFKQVWKATGHDQDAPHATDQDRGWREVLIAAILQGAIFAAVKAAVDRGGASAVHRLTGTWPG from the coding sequence ATGAAAGCGTCCAAGGTTGCCTACAAGCCGGTCGGCCTGGCGCTGGGCGTCATGAGCGGTGCTCTCGCCGGCGTGGCCTTCAAGCAGGTGTGGAAGGCCACCGGCCACGACCAGGACGCTCCTCACGCCACCGACCAAGATCGCGGCTGGCGGGAAGTCCTGATCGCCGCCATCCTGCAGGGTGCGATCTTCGCCGCGGTCAAGGCGGCGGTCGACCGCGGCGGCGCGAGCGCGGTGCACCGTCTGACCGGAACCTGGCCCGGCTGA
- a CDS encoding phage holin family protein, translating into MNRSLDQPPRRASEVSVSELVKQASEQVSRLMRQELRLAQAEMEQKGKRFRIGGGLFGGAGVIGFIALQALAATAIVALDLIWPLWVSALTVAAVLLVVAGVLAAVGKKQIRQATPPTPEQAIEDVKEDVAEIKERAHR; encoded by the coding sequence ATGAACAGGTCACTGGACCAACCGCCGCGCCGGGCCTCCGAGGTATCGGTGAGCGAACTGGTAAAGCAGGCATCGGAGCAGGTCTCCCGGCTGATGCGGCAGGAGCTGCGACTTGCGCAGGCGGAGATGGAGCAAAAGGGCAAACGGTTCCGGATCGGTGGCGGCCTGTTCGGCGGAGCCGGCGTGATCGGTTTCATCGCCCTGCAGGCCCTCGCGGCGACCGCGATCGTGGCTCTGGATCTGATCTGGCCCCTGTGGGTTTCGGCGCTGACTGTGGCCGCCGTCCTCCTTGTCGTGGCCGGTGTGCTCGCTGCCGTGGGCAAGAAGCAGATCAGGCAGGCCACCCCGCCCACCCCCGAGCAAGCCATCGAGGATGTCAAGGAAGACGTCGCAGAGATCAAGGAGAGGGCACACCGATGA
- a CDS encoding gas vesicle protein, whose product MTDVDFRQGSHPVPGPQNSNLADILERVLDKGIVIAGDIKIDLLDIELLTIRLRLFVASVDTAKKAGIDWWETDPALSSRASRSALQDENHRLRERLEALESKVDDTSSLQRTKEKRGT is encoded by the coding sequence GTGACCGACGTCGACTTCAGACAAGGCTCCCACCCCGTTCCCGGGCCCCAGAACTCCAACCTCGCCGACATTCTTGAACGCGTCCTCGACAAGGGGATCGTTATCGCCGGCGATATCAAGATCGACCTTCTCGACATCGAGCTCCTGACCATCCGGCTCCGTCTGTTCGTGGCATCCGTGGACACGGCGAAGAAGGCCGGCATCGACTGGTGGGAGACCGACCCGGCACTGAGTTCCCGAGCGTCCCGCAGTGCCTTGCAGGACGAGAATCACCGGCTGCGTGAGCGCCTGGAAGCGCTCGAATCGAAGGTGGACGACACTTCGTCCCTGCAACGGACCAAGGAGAAACGAGGCACATGA
- a CDS encoding gas vesicle protein, translated as MTHEVVPWDAPGPLSGPIGVPLVDLLDRVLGTGVVISGDLVIAIAEVPLVRLSLHALLSSVNERVPAPWADGGPL; from the coding sequence ATGACGCACGAGGTGGTGCCCTGGGATGCTCCGGGGCCCTTGTCGGGCCCCATCGGGGTTCCGCTCGTCGATCTCCTGGACCGCGTTCTGGGCACTGGCGTAGTCATCAGCGGTGATTTGGTCATCGCGATCGCCGAGGTTCCACTGGTGCGGCTGTCCCTGCACGCTCTGCTTTCGTCCGTCAACGAGCGAGTTCCCGCACCTTGGGCGGACGGAGGCCCCCTATGA
- a CDS encoding YihY/virulence factor BrkB family protein: MAPMWQRKRDERHQQDGGHRQAGRGTDSGPDGGRIGPAPQVERDAPDAPTAMEKKSWRAVLKRTVAEFKDDELADRAAALTYYGVLALFPALLVLVSLLGIASESVTERVLDNIKRLTPGSAREIISNAIEQLQGSSGTGSVLAIVGLLVALWSASGYVAAFIRTSNAVYDVPEGRPVWKVLPVRLGLTLVLMILACVSTLIVVFTGGLARQVGTALGIGDTALTVWSIAKWPVLVVLVTIMIAILYWASPNAKGRGFKWISPGSFLALVIWMIASAGFAFYVGNFASYNKTYGTLAGVIIFLVWLWITNLAILLGLEFDAEMVRERAIIGGHPEKEEPYVEPRDTRTWTEEEHKEMGDR; encoded by the coding sequence ATGGCACCGATGTGGCAGCGCAAGCGGGACGAGCGGCACCAGCAGGACGGCGGGCACCGTCAGGCAGGCCGTGGGACGGATTCGGGGCCGGACGGCGGCCGGATCGGGCCGGCTCCGCAGGTGGAGCGGGACGCTCCGGACGCGCCGACAGCGATGGAGAAGAAGTCGTGGAGGGCGGTGCTGAAGCGGACGGTGGCGGAGTTCAAGGATGACGAGCTCGCCGACCGTGCAGCGGCACTGACCTACTACGGCGTGCTGGCACTCTTCCCCGCACTGCTGGTCCTGGTCTCGCTGCTCGGCATCGCGAGTGAGTCGGTGACCGAAAGGGTTCTGGACAACATCAAGCGGCTGACTCCCGGCTCGGCGCGCGAAATCATCTCGAACGCAATCGAGCAGCTCCAGGGCAGCAGTGGCACCGGATCGGTGCTGGCGATTGTCGGTCTGCTGGTTGCCCTGTGGTCTGCGTCGGGGTACGTGGCGGCGTTCATCCGCACGTCCAATGCCGTCTACGACGTGCCCGAGGGTCGCCCGGTCTGGAAGGTGCTGCCGGTGCGGCTGGGCCTCACGCTGGTGCTGATGATCCTTGCCTGCGTCAGCACGTTGATCGTGGTGTTCACCGGCGGTCTGGCCCGGCAGGTGGGTACGGCGCTGGGGATCGGGGACACGGCGCTGACGGTGTGGTCGATCGCCAAGTGGCCGGTCCTGGTGGTGCTGGTCACCATCATGATCGCGATCCTGTACTGGGCGTCGCCGAACGCGAAGGGCCGCGGATTCAAGTGGATCAGCCCGGGGAGTTTTCTGGCCCTGGTGATCTGGATGATCGCCTCGGCGGGCTTTGCCTTCTACGTCGGGAACTTTGCCTCCTACAACAAGACCTACGGCACCCTGGCCGGCGTGATCATCTTCCTGGTCTGGCTGTGGATCACGAATCTGGCGATCCTTCTGGGCCTGGAATTCGACGCGGAAATGGTCCGCGAACGCGCGATCATCGGCGGCCACCCCGAGAAGGAAGAGCCCTACGTGGAGCCGCGTGACACCCGCACATGGACCGAAGAGGAACACAAGGAGATGGGCGACCGCTGA
- a CDS encoding gas vesicle protein K gives MTTSRLDVDRDQMGRDLVTLVLTVVELLRQLMERQAIRRVELGDLTDGQVEEIGTTLMLLEQRMTELCDQHGLRQEDLNLDLGPLGTLLPRS, from the coding sequence ATGACGACCAGTCGGCTCGATGTGGACCGGGACCAGATGGGACGCGACCTGGTCACGCTTGTTCTGACCGTGGTGGAGCTCCTCAGACAGCTGATGGAACGTCAGGCAATCCGGCGGGTTGAACTGGGCGACCTCACTGATGGGCAGGTCGAGGAGATCGGTACAACACTCATGCTGCTCGAGCAACGCATGACCGAACTCTGTGACCAGCACGGGCTGCGTCAGGAGGACCTCAACCTCGACCTCGGACCACTCGGAACCCTTCTTCCGCGCAGCTGA